One Desulfosoma sp. genomic window carries:
- a CDS encoding FdtA/QdtA family cupin domain-containing protein codes for MVSKVAFLASRSVYDAAIIHFPKILDDRGNLTFIEARRHIPFDITRVYWIYDVPGGESRGSHAYRTLHEVIIALSGSFEVFLDDGMAQKTVVLNRAYYGLYVPNLIWRRMQQFSTNAVALVLASKSYDPNDYIRDYKEFQRTNLKA; via the coding sequence GTGGTTTCCAAAGTTGCGTTTTTGGCATCGCGGTCGGTCTACGATGCAGCCATCATTCACTTCCCCAAGATTCTTGACGACCGGGGGAACCTCACCTTTATCGAAGCCCGAAGACATATCCCTTTCGATATCACGCGTGTTTATTGGATTTACGATGTTCCAGGGGGTGAGTCCAGGGGAAGCCACGCCTATCGGACATTGCACGAGGTTATCATTGCGCTGTCGGGCAGCTTTGAGGTCTTTTTGGATGACGGCATGGCTCAGAAAACGGTGGTGCTCAACAGAGCCTACTACGGACTCTATGTGCCAAACCTCATCTGGCGTCGTATGCAACAGTTTTCCACCAACGCCGTGGCGCTGGTTTTGGCCTCCAAATCGTATGATCCGAATGATTACATTCGAGATTACAAAGAATTTCAAAGGACCAACTTGAAGGCGTGA
- a CDS encoding FdtA/QdtA family cupin domain-containing protein has product MKTTVHDCRLIHLPKIHDRQGAITPIYGGGHIPFSIQRVYYLYDVPGGVSRGGHAHRELQQLIVSVMGAFDVVLDDGTERRRVHLDRAYYGLYVPSMIWRELENFSSGGICLVLASLPFDEADYIRDYNLFRREKSS; this is encoded by the coding sequence GTGAAAACAACCGTCCACGATTGCCGACTTATCCATCTGCCCAAAATCCACGACCGCCAAGGAGCCATCACTCCGATCTACGGAGGTGGGCACATTCCGTTTTCCATTCAGCGTGTGTATTACCTCTACGATGTCCCCGGCGGCGTGAGTCGTGGCGGGCATGCGCACCGGGAGTTGCAACAACTTATCGTCTCCGTCATGGGCGCTTTTGATGTTGTCCTGGACGATGGCACCGAGCGGCGCCGAGTCCACCTGGACCGGGCTTATTACGGGTTATATGTACCGAGCATGATTTGGAGGGAACTGGAGAATTTTTCCTCAGGAGGAATTTGTCTTGTGCTCGCTTCTTTGCCCTTTGATGAAGCCGATTACATACGCGATTACAATCTGTTTCGTCGGGAAAAAAGCTCATGA
- a CDS encoding DegT/DnrJ/EryC1/StrS family aminotransferase — MKVPFLDLRALYLELEDDLDAAYRRVMTSGRYILGEEVAAFESAFARYCSVKHCVGTGNGLDALHLILRALDIGPGDEVIVPAHTFIATWLAVSLAGATPVPVDPQESTYNIDPEKVEAAVTSRTRAIIAVHLYGQPADMDPIVEIARRYRLHVIEDAAQAHGARYKGKRTGGLGDAAAFSFYPGKNLGAFGDGGAITTNDDELAERLRSLRNYGSPIKYLHEIRGWNSRLDELQAAFLRVKLERLDVWNERRRQLASRYLMGLHQFCEIVPPWVPDWAEPVWHLFVIRVDNRDHVQRALTEQGIETLIHYPVPPHKQRAYGEMHERSYPVTERLHAQVLSLPMGPTMTEADVDRVLEVLELSLRRKG, encoded by the coding sequence ATGAAGGTGCCTTTTCTGGATCTTCGAGCCCTATATCTTGAGTTGGAGGACGATCTGGATGCCGCGTACCGTCGGGTCATGACTTCGGGCCGGTACATACTCGGTGAGGAGGTCGCGGCTTTTGAATCGGCGTTTGCTCGCTACTGCAGCGTGAAACATTGCGTAGGCACAGGAAACGGACTAGACGCTCTGCACCTGATTCTGCGAGCCCTGGACATAGGGCCGGGGGATGAGGTGATCGTTCCAGCCCATACTTTTATTGCCACTTGGCTCGCTGTAAGCTTGGCGGGCGCCACACCGGTACCCGTAGACCCTCAAGAATCCACTTATAATATAGATCCTGAAAAGGTTGAAGCGGCGGTCACTTCGCGGACAAGGGCGATCATCGCCGTGCATCTTTACGGCCAGCCCGCCGATATGGATCCCATTGTTGAGATTGCCCGAAGATACAGGTTGCATGTCATCGAAGACGCAGCCCAGGCTCATGGAGCACGGTACAAAGGAAAAAGAACGGGGGGACTCGGGGACGCTGCGGCCTTCAGTTTTTATCCAGGCAAGAACCTGGGAGCCTTTGGAGATGGGGGCGCGATCACCACCAATGATGATGAGCTGGCGGAACGACTTCGCTCCCTGCGCAACTATGGATCCCCCATAAAATACCTCCATGAAATCAGAGGATGGAATTCCCGCCTTGATGAGCTTCAGGCAGCTTTCCTTCGAGTGAAGCTTGAGAGGCTCGATGTTTGGAACGAGCGGCGTAGGCAGCTGGCATCTAGGTATCTAATGGGTCTGCATCAGTTTTGCGAGATTGTTCCGCCTTGGGTGCCTGACTGGGCTGAACCCGTATGGCACTTGTTCGTCATCCGTGTCGATAATAGGGACCATGTTCAGCGTGCCCTAACAGAGCAAGGGATCGAAACGCTGATTCATTATCCGGTGCCCCCTCATAAGCAAAGGGCTTATGGAGAAATGCACGAACGGTCTTATCCTGTGACTGAACGCCTTCATGCACAGGTTCTGAGCCTGCCCATGGGACCCACCATGACCGAAGCTGACGTGGATCGTGTTCTGGAAGTCCTTGAGCTGAGCTTGCGACGAAAAGGGTGA
- a CDS encoding DEAD/DEAH box helicase produces the protein MKSFLKRLLTKDWKTARVAHHAVINAQEPRYAAPQDPFPQPIRQALHAMGIRRLYSHQAAALDHLRSGRHVVVATPTASGKSLIYNIAVTEALLEEPHSHALYLFPIKALSRDQLEALTTFFQAVPSAVPLTAAVYDGDTANHQRAAIRQNPPHVLVTNPDMLHYALLPYHAKWQSFFQGLRYVVVDELHTYRGIFGSHVAQIFRRLRRITNLYGSHPQYVFLSATIGNPGELAQKLIDQPVETVSQSGSPQSLRHFVFMETEGPLATLAARITLEAVRSGLKTIVFTQSRRMTELVHMSLMRAAPDLASKVSSYRAGFLPSERRSIEQGLAAGRIAAVISTSALEMGIDIGGLDVCLLVGYPGTIMTTWQRGGRVGRSGRESAVILLPQPDALDQYIVRHPETFLDGSCETAVTDPDNPAIVAEHLPCAAAEIPLHAEETLPWNPARQQALMAATHRGSLVQSEDGQRWFAASSYPHRGVDIRSVGPSFTILSPNAQNNAQWIPIGTTDGVRAFKECHPGAVYLHRGRTYVVQSLDLEKRIARAVPENAEYYTWVKSEKETEILETLASKPCTAFVARLGRLRVRERILGYEKKRLFTQELLDFSPLDLPEQVFETVGFWVEIEEIIVEKIRRAGLHFMGGIHAMEHAAISMFPLFALCDRNDIGGISIPLHPQLGKSAVFIYDGYPEGIGLAARGYEIVESLLERTLELIETCSCDEGCPGCIHSPKCGAGNTPLDKAAALEILRYMLGRKPLKSEDTRKEPQEEPQRVKLKDRTLERREAAIGFFDLETQNLAQDVGGWDYKHLMRVSVAVLYDHSRGEFEVFQEPDVPVLIERLHAFDLIVGFNIKHFDFQVLQVYTPKPLRALPAFDMLEVLRRQLGFRLSLDHLGEKTLGRKKTADGIQAVQWFRENQWDLLIRYCQEDVSLTRDLFFHALEKGYLVYEDRSGKRLRLSTPWDLEKILEEYGRKGDKDDAKRLY, from the coding sequence ATGAAGAGCTTTCTCAAACGGCTGCTGACAAAAGATTGGAAAACGGCTCGAGTGGCTCACCACGCCGTCATCAATGCTCAAGAACCGCGTTACGCCGCCCCTCAAGACCCATTTCCCCAACCCATTCGACAAGCTCTCCATGCAATGGGTATACGTCGCCTCTACAGCCACCAGGCGGCCGCTCTGGATCACCTAAGATCCGGCCGCCACGTGGTGGTGGCGACTCCGACCGCCAGTGGCAAATCGCTTATTTACAACATTGCCGTCACCGAAGCCTTGCTTGAGGAACCTCACAGCCACGCACTGTACCTTTTTCCCATCAAAGCTCTGAGTCGAGACCAATTGGAGGCACTCACCACTTTCTTTCAAGCAGTGCCCAGTGCTGTACCGTTGACAGCGGCGGTTTACGACGGGGACACAGCCAACCATCAGCGCGCGGCTATTCGCCAAAATCCTCCCCATGTGCTCGTAACCAATCCGGACATGCTGCACTATGCCCTTTTGCCTTACCACGCCAAATGGCAGTCCTTTTTTCAAGGGCTACGCTACGTCGTGGTGGATGAACTGCACACGTATCGAGGCATCTTCGGTAGCCATGTGGCCCAGATTTTTCGGCGATTACGCCGTATCACCAATCTCTACGGCTCGCATCCCCAGTATGTCTTCCTTTCAGCCACTATCGGTAATCCCGGCGAACTGGCCCAAAAACTTATTGACCAGCCAGTGGAAACCGTCTCGCAATCCGGTTCTCCTCAATCCCTTCGCCACTTTGTCTTCATGGAAACGGAAGGCCCTCTGGCCACCTTGGCGGCTCGAATCACTCTCGAAGCTGTGCGCTCAGGATTAAAAACCATCGTTTTCACCCAATCACGTCGAATGACGGAATTGGTGCACATGAGCCTGATGCGGGCGGCCCCGGATTTGGCCTCCAAAGTGAGTTCCTACCGCGCAGGATTTCTTCCGTCCGAAAGGCGAAGCATTGAGCAAGGGCTCGCTGCTGGGCGTATAGCCGCGGTAATTTCCACGAGCGCCTTGGAAATGGGTATCGACATTGGGGGGCTGGATGTGTGCCTTCTTGTGGGATACCCGGGCACCATCATGACCACGTGGCAGCGAGGCGGCCGCGTGGGCCGAAGCGGTCGCGAGAGTGCGGTCATCCTTCTTCCTCAACCTGACGCCTTGGATCAATACATTGTGCGGCATCCCGAAACATTTCTTGACGGCTCCTGTGAAACCGCGGTGACCGATCCGGACAACCCGGCTATCGTGGCGGAACATCTCCCTTGTGCCGCCGCCGAAATTCCCTTGCATGCCGAAGAAACGCTCCCGTGGAATCCAGCCCGCCAACAGGCCTTGATGGCCGCCACACATCGAGGGTCATTGGTGCAATCGGAAGACGGACAAAGATGGTTCGCCGCCTCGTCCTACCCGCATCGCGGTGTGGATATTCGCAGTGTCGGACCGTCGTTTACCATTCTGAGCCCCAATGCGCAAAACAACGCACAATGGATCCCCATCGGCACAACGGACGGGGTGCGTGCTTTTAAGGAATGTCATCCGGGAGCGGTCTACCTGCATCGTGGTCGAACCTATGTGGTGCAAAGCTTAGACTTGGAAAAGCGAATTGCTCGAGCTGTTCCGGAAAACGCCGAATATTACACATGGGTGAAGAGCGAAAAAGAGACCGAAATTCTGGAAACTTTGGCTTCCAAGCCCTGCACGGCGTTTGTGGCGCGACTCGGCCGCCTTCGAGTGCGAGAGCGCATTCTGGGCTACGAAAAGAAACGCCTTTTCACCCAGGAGCTTTTGGATTTCTCTCCCCTGGATCTTCCTGAGCAGGTTTTTGAAACCGTAGGTTTCTGGGTGGAAATCGAAGAAATCATCGTGGAAAAGATCCGGCGGGCCGGACTCCATTTCATGGGCGGTATTCATGCCATGGAACACGCAGCCATCAGCATGTTTCCCCTGTTTGCCCTATGCGATCGAAACGATATCGGTGGCATTTCCATACCCCTACATCCGCAATTGGGAAAAAGTGCCGTTTTCATCTACGACGGTTACCCGGAAGGTATCGGCCTTGCCGCTCGCGGTTATGAGATTGTGGAATCCCTTTTGGAACGGACCCTGGAGCTCATTGAAACCTGTTCCTGTGACGAGGGGTGCCCCGGATGTATTCATTCACCCAAATGCGGTGCCGGGAATACGCCTTTGGACAAAGCGGCGGCCCTGGAAATACTTCGGTATATGCTGGGACGGAAACCATTGAAATCGGAAGACACTCGAAAAGAACCGCAAGAAGAGCCCCAAAGGGTGAAACTGAAGGATCGAACGCTGGAACGTCGAGAGGCGGCCATCGGCTTTTTCGATCTAGAAACCCAAAATTTAGCTCAAGATGTGGGCGGCTGGGACTATAAACACCTCATGCGTGTTTCCGTAGCCGTCCTATATGATCACAGCCGCGGCGAATTTGAAGTGTTTCAAGAACCGGACGTGCCCGTACTCATCGAACGACTCCACGCCTTTGATCTCATCGTGGGATTTAACATTAAGCATTTCGACTTTCAGGTATTGCAGGTCTATACACCCAAACCTCTGCGGGCTCTTCCGGCTTTTGATATGCTGGAGGTGCTTCGACGACAGTTAGGGTTTCGCTTGAGTCTGGATCACCTAGGTGAAAAAACCTTAGGTCGAAAGAAGACGGCGGACGGCATTCAAGCCGTCCAGTGGTTCCGCGAAAACCAGTGGGATCTTCTTATCCGCTATTGCCAAGAGGATGTGTCGCTCACACGGGACCTTTTCTTTCACGCCCTGGAAAAGGGCTATCTTGTTTACGAAGATCGATCGGGAAAGCGATTGCGCCTGTCAACCCCGTGGGACCTTGAAAAGATCCTTGAAGAATACGGAAGAAAAGGCGACAAAGATGACGCAAAAAGGCTGTACTGA
- a CDS encoding UpxY family transcription antiterminator, translating to MLTDKMDASIKKVHAPIALRTESPLLSREDAPGWYALYVQVNHEKKVADQLLKKNIECFLPLLHTWSKRRDRRVRLQVPLFPGYVFVHTVLESEVHVEILKIPGSVYIVRSSQGPALIPDYQVESLRRVLDHADTLTLHPYLTQGDWVEVVRGPFTGCVGILQRLNPKKGTLVINVDVIRQAASIQLAIEDVVRIDGPPDRRRDMRGRQSFSDSAKDV from the coding sequence ATGCTGACGGACAAGATGGACGCCTCAATCAAAAAGGTGCATGCGCCGATCGCCTTGAGAACAGAAAGTCCCCTTTTATCCCGGGAAGACGCACCGGGCTGGTATGCCCTGTATGTGCAAGTCAATCACGAAAAAAAAGTGGCGGATCAGCTTCTTAAGAAAAACATCGAATGCTTCCTTCCTCTGCTACATACCTGGAGCAAAAGGCGTGATCGGCGTGTACGGCTTCAGGTGCCTTTGTTCCCTGGATACGTGTTCGTGCACACGGTCTTGGAAAGCGAAGTCCACGTGGAAATTTTGAAAATACCCGGAAGTGTCTACATCGTGCGAAGCAGTCAAGGACCTGCCTTGATTCCAGACTATCAGGTAGAAAGCCTGCGCAGAGTCCTGGATCATGCGGATACACTTACCCTGCATCCCTACCTCACCCAAGGCGATTGGGTGGAAGTGGTTCGCGGGCCTTTTACGGGATGTGTGGGCATTCTGCAGCGACTTAATCCCAAGAAAGGCACTCTGGTCATCAACGTGGATGTCATTCGCCAGGCGGCCAGCATTCAACTGGCCATCGAAGATGTTGTGCGAATCGACGGCCCTCCCGACAGGCGCCGTGACATGCGAGGTCGTCAGTCGTTTTCAGATTCCGCGAAAGACGTGTGA
- the glp gene encoding gephyrin-like molybdotransferase Glp produces the protein MPEFLKVKTAEEVLSLIENFTPLEEEMVPLEEALGRVVSRNVSASCDVPHFRRAVMDGYAVRARDTFGASESLPALLTVVGEVFMGKPAERSLGPGEAMAVPTGGCIPVGADALVMVEYTQEVGDGTIEVTRPVAPGDNILETGDDIAQGRLLFQPGWQLRAQDVGVLAAVGVRSVPVFRVPRVAVLSTGDEIVSPDSLSVPVGKIRDINTFVLAAQVREAGGLPGWMQVVPDDLDLLASACRKALDNHDMVLLSGGSSVGVRDYTVQVLEKLEGSELLVHGVAIRPGKPTILARIGSRILWGLPGQPASAMIVFTAFVRPSLLRLQGLKVDRSSKTQTCQAVLRRNMPSVHGRADYIRVQLWEEKGQMWAEPVFGSSAMISTLTRADGYVIVPEHVEGLEVGTVVTVHLFGSIGRRAISNNV, from the coding sequence ATGCCTGAATTTCTCAAGGTTAAGACAGCCGAAGAGGTCCTGAGTCTCATTGAAAACTTTACCCCTTTGGAAGAAGAAATGGTGCCTCTTGAGGAGGCTCTCGGGCGGGTTGTGTCCCGAAATGTTTCGGCCTCATGCGATGTGCCGCATTTTCGCCGCGCCGTCATGGACGGCTATGCCGTGAGGGCTCGCGATACCTTTGGTGCTTCGGAATCTTTGCCGGCCCTTTTGACCGTCGTGGGCGAGGTGTTCATGGGAAAACCTGCGGAGCGAAGTCTGGGTCCCGGCGAAGCCATGGCTGTGCCGACCGGTGGGTGTATTCCCGTCGGAGCGGACGCTTTGGTCATGGTGGAGTACACGCAGGAGGTGGGTGACGGAACCATTGAAGTCACCCGGCCTGTGGCTCCCGGGGACAACATATTGGAAACGGGAGACGATATCGCCCAAGGCAGGTTATTGTTCCAACCAGGTTGGCAGTTGCGGGCTCAAGACGTGGGGGTGCTTGCGGCTGTCGGAGTGCGTTCCGTGCCCGTGTTTCGTGTTCCCCGTGTGGCGGTGCTTTCCACGGGAGACGAAATCGTTTCCCCTGATTCCCTTTCGGTCCCTGTGGGCAAAATCCGCGATATCAACACCTTTGTCCTGGCGGCTCAGGTGCGGGAAGCCGGCGGCCTTCCGGGATGGATGCAGGTGGTTCCGGACGATCTGGATCTTTTGGCGTCCGCTTGCAGGAAAGCTTTAGACAATCATGACATGGTGCTTCTTTCCGGCGGTAGTTCCGTAGGGGTTCGTGACTACACGGTGCAGGTGCTGGAAAAGCTCGAGGGATCCGAGCTCTTGGTCCACGGTGTGGCTATTCGTCCAGGAAAACCCACCATTTTGGCCCGCATTGGATCTCGTATTTTGTGGGGTCTTCCCGGACAGCCGGCTTCGGCCATGATTGTTTTTACGGCCTTTGTGCGCCCGAGCCTTCTGCGGTTGCAGGGTTTGAAAGTGGATCGATCTTCCAAGACCCAGACCTGCCAAGCGGTGCTGCGCCGTAACATGCCTTCGGTGCACGGGAGAGCGGATTACATTCGAGTCCAACTCTGGGAAGAAAAGGGTCAAATGTGGGCCGAGCCGGTGTTTGGATCTTCGGCCATGATCAGCACTCTGACCAGAGCCGACGGCTATGTCATTGTTCCCGAACATGTGGAGGGCTTGGAGGTCGGAACGGTTGTCACCGTACACCTTTTCGGATCCATAGGGCGTCGTGCCATCAGCAACAACGTGTAG
- a CDS encoding LysR family transcriptional regulator — protein sequence MAQGKRLVVHCKVWVEDDSGNLVFGAGRLRILEAVERAGSIIGAAKELGMSYSAVWGKIRATEERLGRPMLQKKIGGLKGGGSALTPFAKDILERFRTLEGRTQEAAERIFEDVFAQNSGKDS from the coding sequence GTGGCTCAGGGGAAAAGGCTCGTTGTCCACTGTAAGGTATGGGTAGAAGACGACTCCGGAAACCTGGTTTTTGGTGCCGGGCGTCTTCGCATTTTGGAAGCCGTGGAAAGGGCTGGGTCGATCATTGGAGCGGCCAAGGAACTAGGCATGAGTTATTCCGCTGTGTGGGGAAAGATTCGAGCCACCGAAGAACGTTTGGGGCGCCCCATGCTGCAGAAGAAGATTGGCGGACTCAAAGGCGGAGGTTCGGCTCTCACACCGTTTGCCAAGGATATTTTGGAACGGTTTCGAACCCTGGAAGGGCGCACTCAAGAAGCCGCCGAACGGATCTTTGAGGATGTTTTCGCCCAGAATTCGGGCAAAGATTCATAG
- the sucD gene encoding succinate--CoA ligase subunit alpha, translated as MSIWVNAQTRVLVQGITGREGQFHTRQCVAYGTRVVAGVTPGKGGQTMDDIPVFNTVEEAVRQTGADCSMIFVPPPFAADAILEAMDAGVRLIVTITEGIPVMDMLKVKNALKGSASRLIGPNCPGIITPGQCKVGIMPGPIHKPGSVGVVSRSGTLTYEVVHQLTLQGIGQSTCVGIGGDPVNGTNFIDCLKAFQEDPETKAVVMVGEIGGSAEEEAADFIARNMTKPVVGFVAGLTAPPGRRMGHAGAIISGSSGTAQGKIQAMKQAGITVVENLGELGAVCKEAFASVL; from the coding sequence ATGAGCATCTGGGTGAATGCGCAAACACGAGTCCTTGTTCAGGGTATTACAGGCCGGGAAGGACAGTTTCATACGAGGCAATGCGTGGCCTATGGGACGCGCGTGGTGGCCGGCGTCACGCCGGGAAAAGGCGGTCAGACCATGGACGATATTCCCGTGTTCAACACCGTGGAAGAGGCCGTGCGTCAGACAGGGGCGGACTGTTCCATGATTTTCGTGCCGCCGCCTTTTGCCGCCGACGCCATTTTGGAAGCCATGGATGCCGGCGTGCGCCTGATTGTGACCATTACGGAAGGGATTCCCGTGATGGACATGCTCAAAGTGAAAAACGCCCTCAAAGGATCCGCTTCTCGTCTCATCGGCCCCAATTGTCCCGGCATCATCACACCGGGTCAGTGCAAGGTCGGCATCATGCCCGGCCCCATCCACAAGCCGGGATCCGTGGGCGTGGTGTCCCGGTCAGGCACCTTAACCTACGAAGTGGTGCATCAGCTTACGTTGCAGGGTATCGGCCAAAGCACCTGCGTGGGTATCGGAGGGGATCCCGTGAACGGGACCAATTTTATCGATTGCCTGAAAGCTTTTCAGGAAGATCCTGAAACCAAGGCTGTGGTTATGGTGGGAGAAATCGGAGGGTCCGCCGAAGAAGAAGCGGCGGATTTTATCGCCCGTAACATGACCAAGCCTGTGGTGGGCTTCGTGGCGGGCCTTACGGCTCCTCCAGGACGTCGCATGGGGCACGCTGGAGCCATCATCAGTGGATCCAGCGGCACGGCTCAGGGGAAGATTCAGGCCATGAAACAGGCGGGAATCACAGTGGTGGAAAACCTGGGTGAGTTGGGAGCTGTCTGCAAGGAAGCCTTCGCCTCCGTCTTGTAA
- the sucC gene encoding ADP-forming succinate--CoA ligase subunit beta: protein MAIPTVFLGATVWSATDDQRERVAMKIHEYQAKELFQKYGVPIPRGRVAFTVEEAQAAAQELGTFPVVIKAQIHAGGRGKGGGVKLAKTPDEVTSVAGSILGMTLVTHQTGPEGRLVRKVLVEEGLDIAKELYLSLLPDRSTAKIVFMASEAGGMDIEEVAAKTPEKIVKVYVDPLVGLQPFMARKLAYGLHLEPDIVKLFLPMVQALYRLCLDYDASLVEINPLVITKDRRLLALDAKMNFDDNALFRHKDLLAYRDLDEEDPLEVEASKYNLNYIKMDGNIGNMVNGAGLAMATMDIIKLAGAEPANFLDVGGGASAEMVENGFRIILSDPNVKGVLINIFGGILRCDVLAQGVVEASKKVGVKVPVVIRMEGTNVEQGRKILQESGLNLIVAQDLKDAAQKVAAIAKA, encoded by the coding sequence ATGGCGATTCCAACGGTGTTTCTTGGGGCAACGGTTTGGAGTGCGACGGATGATCAACGAGAGAGGGTGGCCATGAAGATCCACGAATACCAAGCGAAGGAGCTGTTTCAAAAGTATGGAGTGCCCATTCCACGGGGCCGAGTGGCTTTTACGGTGGAAGAAGCCCAAGCGGCGGCTCAGGAGCTGGGGACTTTTCCTGTAGTGATCAAGGCCCAGATCCATGCGGGAGGTCGCGGTAAAGGAGGCGGCGTCAAACTGGCCAAGACGCCGGATGAAGTGACTTCTGTGGCCGGCAGCATTCTTGGAATGACCTTGGTGACGCATCAGACCGGGCCTGAAGGCCGTCTGGTACGTAAAGTTTTGGTGGAAGAAGGACTTGATATTGCTAAGGAGCTCTACCTCAGCCTTTTGCCTGATCGATCTACGGCCAAGATCGTTTTTATGGCCAGTGAAGCCGGCGGTATGGACATTGAGGAAGTCGCCGCCAAGACCCCGGAAAAAATCGTCAAGGTCTATGTGGATCCTCTCGTGGGTCTGCAACCTTTTATGGCCCGTAAACTGGCCTACGGTCTTCACCTGGAACCTGACATCGTCAAGCTTTTTCTCCCCATGGTGCAGGCCCTTTACCGATTGTGCCTAGACTACGATGCGTCCCTTGTAGAAATCAATCCCTTGGTCATCACCAAGGATCGACGCCTGCTGGCCTTGGATGCCAAAATGAATTTCGACGACAACGCCCTCTTTCGCCACAAGGACCTTCTGGCTTATCGCGACCTGGACGAAGAGGATCCTCTGGAAGTGGAAGCTTCCAAGTACAACCTCAACTACATCAAGATGGACGGCAACATCGGCAACATGGTCAACGGTGCCGGTTTGGCCATGGCCACCATGGACATTATTAAACTGGCAGGAGCCGAACCGGCCAACTTCCTGGATGTGGGCGGCGGTGCCAGCGCGGAGATGGTGGAAAATGGGTTTCGCATCATTCTGAGCGACCCCAACGTCAAGGGAGTGCTCATCAACATTTTTGGAGGCATTTTGCGCTGTGACGTGCTGGCCCAGGGGGTGGTGGAAGCCAGCAAAAAGGTGGGGGTCAAGGTCCCCGTGGTGATTCGCATGGAAGGCACCAACGTGGAACAAGGACGAAAGATTTTGCAGGAATCGGGATTGAATCTCATCGTGGCACAGGACCTCAAAGACGCGGCCCAAAAAGTGGCGGCCATTGCTAAGGCCTAG